The bacterium nucleotide sequence ACGTACCCGCCGCCCCCGCTGCCCGCGGCCGGGCACTGGATGCCGGTGCCCGCCGCGTTCGCCGGGCAATTGGGCGTGGCGGGGTTGAGCGACCCGCCGCCCGGGCCGTACAGGTGCCACCGCGCACCCAGGTCGGCCGGCGCCGCCGCGGCGGCGATCCCGGCCGGGTTGGTGATATTGTTGCCGACGTAGTACGCGCCGAGCCGTAGCCCCGGCATGACGCCGACGTTCGCGTCCACGCCGTAAGCGTCTTCGCCGGAGAAGTACGTCTGCGCGCCGGTGTTCCCGGTGACCCGGGCGATGACCGCCTGCCACTGCAACCCTCGGAGGACGTTGGCCGCGCCGGCGACGCGCAGGCCGTCCACGACGTTCACGGCACTGTCGGCCGTCGAGTCTTCCCACGTGTCGCCCCCGGTGTTCATGAGCAGGCCGAACGGCCCGAACTGCACCGGGTACGTGGTGCCCAGTTCCGTGCCCCCGAACCGGCCCAGCCAAATCTCCACCGGCCACCCGAACGCGTTCTTCCAATCGAAGAACAGGTTGTCGATGGCGGTCTGGACCCACGGGCTGGCCGCCCCGGTGCTCGCGCTATTGAAGACGGCATACGCGCCCCCGGTCCCGTTACTCAGCAGGGACGCGATCACATGGACTTCCGGCGCTACGCTGGCATCGAACGCCAGCTTGAAGGCCTCCCGCGCCTGGGGGGTCACGGCGGATCTGCCGGCGCCGACGGAGGCGGCCAACCCGCCGTTCAGGGAAGGCCCGGTGGCCACGCGCGCGGCATCGTAGCGGAACCGAAAGGCGCCGCTCACCCGCACGTTATCCAGCTTCGACTTGATCGCGTTGAGCTCACTTTCGATCGTCGTCACCCGGACGCCCAGCGCCGTCAGTTCCGCCCGAAATTCGTTCACCAACCGCTGGATCGTCTCGAGGTCGGCCTTCGTGACCTCCGGCGTTTGCGGTCCGGGAATTTGGATCGCCTCGATCCGCGACAGGAGCCGCGCGACGACCATCGCCATCTCGTACCGCGTCATCGCCCGGTCGCCCTTGAACGTCCCGTCCGGGTACCCCTCGACCAGACCCTTGGCGGCCAGCTCGGCGACCGCGTCGTAGGCCCAATGGTTCGTGGGCACGTCCGCGAACGGTTGGGCCACCGCCGGCGCCACCAGCCCGAACGCCAGGGCCGCGATGATCATCGTGACCGGCATAATCGATCGCATCCCCATTCCCCCCTCGCACTCGTCCCGGCGGCTGAATCCCGTTGGACGTGGCCCCTTTGAAGCATAGGCTCCGCGCCCCGCAGCAGAAAGCGGGGGACCCCGGAGCTCAATCCACGCGAAAATACCTGCGCGCAGACCGTGGTCTTGCGGCTTCGGCAGAGGATCAGAGACGGTACACTGGAAACAGAGCAAGCGGGGGGTTTGCCATGATTCGAATCGTGCTGGGCGAAGATCACTCGCTCGTCCGGGAAGGCACCCGCCACATGCTGGAACAGCACCCGGACCTAGCGGTGGTGGGCGAGGCCGGGGACGGTGAGGCCGTCTCCAATCTCATTGCCGGTCTGAAGCCCGACGTCGCCATCCTCGACATTCGCATGCCGGGCCTGAACGGCATCGAGATCACCCGGCAGGCAAAAGAAACGTCCCCCTCCACCAAGTGTTTGATTCTGACGGCCTACGATGACGACGATTTCGTGCTGGCGGCGATGGAGACCGGCGCCGCCGGTTACCTGCTCAAGACGGTGCGGGCCAGCGAGCTGGCTGACGCCGTGCAGCGGGTTCATCGTGGTGACACGGTGCTCCACCCCGACATCGGCCGCAAGATTGCGCTGATGTGGGCCCGCAGGCAGCCTCGGAGCGGCGACGAACTCCACGAGGCATTGACGCCGAGAGAAATGAAGACCCTGGAACTCGCCGCCCAAGGCATGCGCAACAAGGAAATCGCCCAAGCACTCGGGATCAGCACTCGAACGGTGGAAGGGCATTTCAGCACCA carries:
- a CDS encoding response regulator transcription factor — encoded protein: MIRIVLGEDHSLVREGTRHMLEQHPDLAVVGEAGDGEAVSNLIAGLKPDVAILDIRMPGLNGIEITRQAKETSPSTKCLILTAYDDDDFVLAAMETGAAGYLLKTVRASELADAVQRVHRGDTVLHPDIGRKIALMWARRQPRSGDELHEALTPREMKTLELAAQGMRNKEIAQALGISTRTVEGHFSTILAKLGVPSRTAAVVYGAAHHWFTLILRNEER
- a CDS encoding S-layer homology domain-containing protein, which codes for MRSIMPVTMIIAALAFGLVAPAVAQPFADVPTNHWAYDAVAELAAKGLVEGYPDGTFKGDRAMTRYEMAMVVARLLSRIEAIQIPGPQTPEVTKADLETIQRLVNEFRAELTALGVRVTTIESELNAIKSKLDNVRVSGAFRFRYDAARVATGPSLNGGLAASVGAGRSAVTPQAREAFKLAFDASVAPEVHVIASLLSNGTGGAYAVFNSASTGAASPWVQTAIDNLFFDWKNAFGWPVEIWLGRFGGTELGTTYPVQFGPFGLLMNTGGDTWEDSTADSAVNVVDGLRVAGAANVLRGLQWQAVIARVTGNTGAQTYFSGEDAYGVDANVGVMPGLRLGAYYVGNNITNPAGIAAAAAPADLGARWHLYGPGGGSLNPATPNCPANAAGTGIQCPAAGSGGGGYVNWDIAMGIHLDGEYAQWNDAVHGTSDSGWQANVTCDLDKLLHAHGLSLLTGYVNYGQNFYPPYGAAEADFPMADVLYPGNAQGFTAQLMFNPTDKWTIYGTFVGGNNISNSQSLTEWEAGVGYAFAPNAKITFLARDLRTGGVEQLQLYRAQLDYQF